From Terriglobia bacterium, one genomic window encodes:
- a CDS encoding ABC transporter permease — translation MLRFWIGAVLRLLAVMLMAGFAGAMLMRIAPGFSSDDQELNSGLSAQSIQAIRRAHLADSDIPHFYAQYIASLLGGDLGTSRSLNQPVKELLRERLPTTLMNLAFALAVGWLLGLALAIGTQTWDIPALNFLANGLSGTFISTPAAALALVFLLLRWPPAFAAALLVFPKIYRYTQNLLQQSSEMPHVITARAKGAGPWRVLAWHVAPIAFPQIIALVGVSISIGIGVLLPIEVVSDVAGIGQLAWQAAQARDLPLLVNLTMVVTFVTVCATLISDAAQRGFRRSAA, via the coding sequence ATGCTGCGCTTCTGGATTGGGGCCGTCTTACGGCTCTTGGCTGTCATGCTCATGGCGGGTTTTGCGGGCGCCATGCTCATGCGCATTGCACCCGGATTTTCCTCTGACGACCAGGAACTCAATTCTGGCCTCTCGGCACAAAGCATTCAGGCAATCCGGCGCGCACATCTCGCGGATTCAGATATTCCTCATTTTTATGCGCAGTACATTGCGTCGCTCCTTGGTGGCGATCTGGGAACTTCACGGTCACTGAATCAGCCTGTGAAAGAACTTCTGCGCGAGCGTTTGCCAACCACATTGATGAATCTGGCATTCGCGCTCGCAGTCGGTTGGCTGCTGGGGCTGGCTTTGGCAATCGGCACACAAACATGGGACATCCCAGCGCTGAATTTTCTTGCCAATGGATTGAGTGGAACTTTTATTTCCACCCCAGCGGCTGCGCTGGCGCTGGTCTTCCTGTTGTTACGCTGGCCTCCTGCCTTCGCGGCTGCGCTGCTGGTGTTCCCAAAGATTTATCGCTACACGCAAAATCTGCTGCAGCAGAGCAGTGAAATGCCTCACGTGATTACGGCGAGAGCAAAGGGCGCAGGTCCATGGCGGGTCCTGGCATGGCACGTTGCTCCGATTGCATTTCCGCAGATCATTGCGCTGGTAGGCGTTTCCATCAGTATTGGGATTGGCGTTCTGCTGCCCATTGAAGTTGTGAGTGACGTTGCCGGTATTGGTCAGCTGGCGTGGCAAGCAGCTCAGGCCCGCGATTTGCCATTGCTGGTAAACCTGACCATGGTGGTTACGTTTGTTACCGTCTGCGCCACGTTGATTTCAGATGCGGCCCAACGAGGCTTTAGGCGGAGCGCCGCATGA